In Streptomyces sclerotialus, one genomic interval encodes:
- the folP gene encoding dihydropteroate synthase — translation MLRLGNREFGAHEPVIMAIVNRTPDSFYDQGATFRDEPALARVEQAVAEGAAIIDIGGVKAGPGEEVTAEEEARRTVGFVAEVRRRHPDVVISVDTWRHEVGEAVCEAGADLLNDAWGGVDPKLAEVAARYGAGLVCTHAGGVEPRTRPHRTTYEDVMADILDVTLGLAERAVELGVRRDGIMIDPGHDFGKNTRHSLEATRRLGEMTDTGWPVLVSLSNKDFVGETLDKPVKERVLGTLATTAVSAWLGAQVYRVHEVAETRQVLDMVASIAGHRPPAVARRGLA, via the coding sequence ATGCTGCGGCTGGGGAATCGCGAGTTCGGTGCGCACGAGCCGGTGATCATGGCGATCGTGAACCGGACGCCGGACTCCTTCTACGACCAGGGCGCCACGTTCCGGGACGAGCCGGCGCTGGCGCGCGTGGAGCAGGCGGTCGCGGAGGGCGCGGCGATCATCGACATCGGCGGGGTCAAGGCCGGTCCGGGTGAGGAGGTCACCGCCGAGGAGGAGGCGCGGCGCACGGTCGGCTTCGTCGCCGAGGTCCGCAGGCGCCACCCGGACGTGGTGATCAGCGTGGACACCTGGCGGCACGAGGTCGGCGAGGCGGTCTGCGAGGCCGGTGCCGACCTGCTCAACGACGCCTGGGGCGGGGTGGACCCGAAGCTCGCCGAGGTCGCGGCGCGGTACGGCGCGGGCCTGGTGTGCACGCACGCGGGCGGCGTCGAACCGCGTACCCGGCCGCACCGGACCACGTACGAGGACGTGATGGCCGACATCCTGGACGTCACGCTCGGGCTCGCGGAGCGCGCCGTGGAGCTGGGCGTACGGCGGGACGGGATCATGATCGACCCGGGACACGACTTCGGGAAGAACACCCGGCACAGCCTGGAGGCCACCCGCCGGCTCGGCGAGATGACGGACACGGGATGGCCGGTGCTGGTCTCCCTGTCCAACAAGGACTTCGTGGGCGAGACGCTGGACAAGCCGGTCAAGGAGCGGGTGCTGGGCACCCTGGCCACGACCGCGGTCTCGGCGTGGCTGGGCGCGCAGGTCTACCGCGTCCACGAGGTCGCCGAGACCCGGCAGGTGCTGGACATGGTCGCCTCCATCGCCGGGCACCGGCCCCCGGCGGTGGCCCGCCGCGGCCTGGCCTGA
- a CDS encoding DivIVA domain-containing protein: MFWFLLIALVAVVAVVTLAVVGGGDGGALREAEPERLHDPLPADRPCTRADVEEVRLPPALRGYRMNDVDDVLDRLGAELAERDARIAELEAALAGANAAAMGGSPGLVADERPGTPDAAPDQGTDLRKPAGPGETPEGGEPA, encoded by the coding sequence GTGTTCTGGTTCTTGCTCATCGCGTTGGTCGCGGTGGTCGCCGTGGTCACGCTCGCCGTGGTCGGTGGCGGTGACGGCGGCGCGCTGCGGGAGGCCGAGCCCGAGCGGCTGCACGACCCCCTGCCCGCCGACCGCCCCTGCACCCGTGCCGACGTGGAGGAGGTACGGCTGCCGCCCGCGCTGCGCGGTTACCGCATGAACGACGTGGACGACGTGCTGGACCGCCTCGGCGCCGAGCTGGCCGAGCGGGACGCCCGGATCGCCGAGCTGGAGGCCGCCCTGGCGGGGGCGAACGCCGCCGCGATGGGCGGAAGCCCGGGGCTGGTGGCGGACGAGCGCCCGGGGACGCCGGACGCCGCGCCGGACCAGGGCACCGACCTGCGGAAGCCCGCGGGCCCCGGCGAGACCCCCGAGGGCGGTGAGCCCGCGTGA
- a CDS encoding DNA-3-methyladenine glycosylase I yields the protein MTAETMADYRAYHDTEWGRPVHGDDALFERMSLEAFQSGLSWITILRRREGFRAAFADFRIAEVARFTEDDAARLLADPRIIRNRLKISAMLANARLAAQLAPGELDALIWSYAPDRADRPVPRSTADVPPVTPESTALAKDLKKRGFRFVGPTTAYAMMQACGLVNDHLADCHVRAATEAAAAA from the coding sequence ATGACCGCGGAAACGATGGCCGACTACCGCGCGTACCACGACACCGAGTGGGGCCGCCCGGTGCACGGGGACGACGCGCTGTTCGAGCGGATGTCCCTGGAGGCGTTCCAGTCGGGCCTGTCCTGGATCACGATCCTGCGCCGCCGCGAGGGGTTCCGCGCCGCCTTCGCGGACTTCAGGATCGCCGAGGTCGCGCGGTTCACCGAGGACGACGCCGCCCGGCTCCTCGCCGACCCGCGCATCATCCGCAACCGCCTCAAGATCTCCGCGATGCTGGCCAACGCCCGGCTCGCCGCCCAGCTGGCTCCCGGTGAGCTGGACGCCCTGATCTGGTCGTACGCCCCGGACCGTGCGGACCGCCCGGTGCCCCGCAGCACCGCCGACGTCCCGCCGGTCACCCCGGAGTCGACCGCGCTCGCCAAGGACCTCAAGAAGCGCGGCTTCCGCTTCGTCGGCCCGACGACCGCGTACGCCATGATGCAGGCCTGCGGGCTGGTCAACGACCATCTCGCCGACTGCCACGTCCGCGCGGCCACGGAGGCGGCAGCGGCGGCGTGA